The Micromonospora sp. Llam0 genome includes a window with the following:
- a CDS encoding branched-chain amino acid ABC transporter substrate-binding protein — protein sequence MMALVAGGAACGGGDGDTTEAGGDACGYKIAFFGALTGPSAALGINENNGAALAVEQYNEENSDCKVELVGLDSQGSPDQAPGLAQRAIDDEKMLGIVGPAYSGESEAAGPLFAEAGLVTITPSATRPSLADQDWPTFFRGVGNDLSQGPAAGVYIRDVLNAEKVFVIDDQSAYGAGLADEVKNVLGELVVDSDKVQGEGKQVDFSATVTKVRSSEADAVFFGGYYQEAGLIRKQLTDAGITATMVAGDGVNDPAFVESAGAAAAEGTILTCPCQPATEARGSFAADYEALHGSPPGTYSDTAYDAANIMLEGIKEGNTTREALLEWVRGYEGEGVAASYKFDDKGEMDVNQVVVWAFKVVDGEVVADQEIPKP from the coding sequence ATGATGGCGCTCGTCGCGGGCGGCGCTGCCTGCGGCGGCGGCGACGGCGACACTACGGAAGCTGGCGGCGATGCGTGTGGTTACAAGATCGCCTTTTTCGGGGCGCTGACCGGCCCCTCGGCGGCGCTCGGCATCAACGAGAACAACGGCGCGGCGCTCGCGGTCGAGCAGTACAACGAGGAGAACTCGGACTGCAAGGTCGAGCTGGTTGGCCTGGACTCGCAGGGCAGCCCGGACCAGGCGCCGGGTCTGGCCCAGCGGGCCATCGACGATGAGAAGATGCTCGGCATCGTCGGTCCGGCGTACTCCGGTGAGTCGGAGGCGGCCGGTCCGCTGTTCGCCGAGGCCGGTCTGGTCACCATCACCCCGTCGGCGACCCGGCCGAGCCTGGCCGACCAGGACTGGCCGACCTTCTTCCGGGGCGTCGGCAACGACCTGAGCCAGGGTCCGGCCGCCGGTGTCTACATCCGTGACGTGCTGAACGCGGAGAAGGTCTTCGTCATCGACGACCAGTCGGCGTACGGCGCCGGGCTGGCCGACGAGGTCAAGAACGTCCTCGGTGAACTGGTCGTCGACTCCGACAAGGTCCAGGGCGAGGGCAAGCAGGTCGACTTCTCCGCGACCGTCACCAAGGTGCGTTCCTCGGAGGCGGACGCGGTCTTCTTCGGTGGCTACTACCAGGAGGCCGGCCTGATCCGTAAGCAGCTCACCGACGCGGGCATCACCGCGACGATGGTCGCCGGTGACGGCGTCAACGACCCGGCGTTCGTCGAGTCGGCCGGTGCGGCCGCGGCCGAGGGCACCATCCTCACCTGCCCCTGCCAGCCGGCCACCGAGGCGCGCGGCAGCTTCGCCGCCGACTACGAGGCGCTGCACGGCAGCCCGCCGGGCACCTACAGCGACACCGCCTACGACGCGGCGAACATCATGCTCGAGGGCATCAAGGAGGGCAACACCACCCGCGAGGCGCTGCTCGAGTGGGTGCGTGGCTACGAGGGTGAGGGCGTCGCGGCCAGCTACAAGTTCGACGACAAGGGCGAGATGGACGTCAACCAGGTCGTCGTCTGGGCGTTCAAGGTCGTTGACGGCGAGGTCGTGGCGGACCAGGAGATCCCCAAGCCCTGA
- a CDS encoding ANTAR domain-containing response regulator translates to MADTQAGAERRRVLIAEDEALIRLDLAEMLLEEGYDVVGEAGDGETAVRLAEELKPDLVILDIKMPIMDGLAAAERIAGGRIAPVVILTAFSQRDLVERARAAGAMAYLVKPFQKSDLVPAIEIALSRYSEVAALESEVAGLTDRLETRKVVERAKGMLMTSYGMTEPQAFKWIQRMAMDHRMTMRDVADRILAETPGEAASQQQ, encoded by the coding sequence GCGGGTGCCGAGCGCAGGCGGGTGCTGATCGCGGAGGATGAGGCGTTGATCCGCCTCGATCTGGCGGAGATGCTCCTGGAGGAGGGCTACGACGTGGTCGGCGAGGCCGGGGACGGCGAGACGGCCGTCCGGCTCGCCGAGGAGCTCAAGCCCGACCTGGTCATCCTTGACATCAAAATGCCGATCATGGACGGGTTGGCGGCGGCCGAGCGGATCGCCGGTGGCCGGATCGCCCCGGTGGTCATCCTCACCGCCTTCAGCCAGCGGGACCTGGTGGAGCGGGCCCGGGCGGCGGGTGCGATGGCGTACCTGGTGAAGCCGTTCCAGAAGAGCGACCTGGTGCCGGCGATCGAGATCGCCCTGTCCCGCTACTCCGAGGTGGCCGCGCTGGAGTCCGAGGTCGCCGGCCTGACCGACCGGCTGGAGACCCGCAAGGTCGTCGAGCGGGCCAAGGGCATGTTGATGACCTCGTACGGCATGACCGAGCCGCAGGCGTTCAAGTGGATCCAGCGGATGGCGATGGACCACCGGATGACCATGCGCGACGTGGCCGACCGGATCCTGGCCGAGACGCCTGGTGAGGCCGCCAGCCAGCAGCAGTGA